AAGAATCAACGCCAAAAGCTCGGACAGCAATGCTCCCGACCACGCCACCAACAAAAAACAACGAGCTCACAGGCTTGGTGAATAATGCGGGATAACGGCTCCCAATGTCCATGGAGTGATTCGTGGCGAAGGTCGGATCACAGGAAATTTCACTCAGTCAGAAGTTGACTTTTTCGTGCAAATTTTGCAGGCCGGTCAGCTGCCAGCAAAGCTCGATCCTCAACCGATCTCGGAAACCAAAACGACCGCATCTTACAACTTTCTCGATTCGCTCTGACCTTGATTCAAAGAAACGCCACGGAGGCGCATTACGAGCGTTCAGTACGGGATCACGAATGGCGGCACGCGTCTTCAATTGACGACGCTTACTTCTTTTCTTCTGACTGAGTTTCTCCTATGGAATTTCTTCCTCTCATCATTCAACTCATCACCGGTGCAGGCGGTGGCAATGCAGCCGCAAAACTGGTCAAAAAGCTCGACCTTGGTATCGTCGGGAACTCCATTGCTGGCATCATCGGCGGAGGTCTCGGTGGACAACTGCTCAGCATGCTGGGAATCACCGCCGCACCAAGCGGAGCGATGGATTTGTCAGCCATTCTTGGAAGCGTGGCGTCAGGCGGTGTCGGTGGCGGCGCCTTGTTGGCCATCATAGGTGTGATCAAGAACGCATTGGCGTCGGGACAAACGCAACAGTCCGAAAGCTGAGACGAGTTCGGATTGCACATCAATCTCTGTCGCGGCCGGCGACGACTTTCCAAGCTGGTCGCGACACTTCGCTGCCAACACTCAACGGGGCAATGAGTGTTGGCAGTTTGCGTTTTCTGTGCATGCACTCAACATGCGTCGGTCCCGTCCACGCAAACGCGTCCGGTCCAGTATGCTGCCAGCCAAGCATAATGTCCTCGCTCGGCGCTTGCTTCATTCACCGACTCGCTCGCGCTTCCTCTGACCAAAGAAAACCCCATGCCTTTGCATAGCAAAGATGACATTCGCGAAATGTTGGACGACGAAGTTTACGCTTCTTCGGATCTTTCAAAGGCCTTGCCCAAATTCAAGTTCCCGTCCGAGGAACAGTCGTCGCAGCATATCTATGCGGCCGTTCGTGACGAATTGATGCTCGATGGCAACTCGCGTCAAAACTTGGCGACGTTTTGCCAGACATGGGCGGAGCCAGAAATCCGTCAATTGATGGACGACTGCATGGACAAGAACATCGTCGACAAGGATGAGTATCCCCAGACCGCCGAGATTGAATCTCGTTGCGTTCACATGCTGGCCAACCTTTGGAACGCACCGAATTCCGCGAACACGATTGGTTGTTCGACGACCGGTTCGAGCGAAGCGGCCATGCTTGGCGGGATGGCGATGAAGCGAGCTTGGGAAAAGCGACGCAAGGAAGCCGGTAAGCCGATCGACAAACCCAATTTGGTGACTGGTCCCGTCCAGGTTTGCTGGCACAAGTTCGCCCGCTACTGGGACATCGAACTTCGCGAGATCCCGATGGAGAACGACCGGTTGATCATGACGCCAGAGGAAGTCATCCAACGCTGCGATGAAAACACGATCGGCGTTGTGCCAACTTTAGGTGTCACGTTCACGTGCCAGTACGAACCAGTGTTGGCGGTATCGGATGCTCTGGATCAGTTCGAAAAAGAGACTGGCATCGACATCCGAATTCATGTCGATGGAGCAAGTGGCGGCTTCCTGGCTCCGTTTTGTGCACCGGACTTGGTGTGGGACTTCCAGCTTCCGCGAGTGAAGTCCATCAATGCATCAGGACACAAGTTCGGCTTGGCTCCTCTGGGTGTGGGATGGGTGATCTGGCGTGAGGAAGCGGATTTGCCCGAAGAAGAAATCTTTTGGGTGAACTACTTGGGCGGAAACATGCGAGACATCGCATTGAACTTTTCACGCCCCGGTGGGCAAGTCGTATGTCAGTATTACAACTTCTTGCGATTGGGCCGGGAAGGTTATCGCCGTACGCATGCCGCTTGCTATGAAACGGCAAACTACCTCGCCAGAGAAATCGAAAAATTGGGGCCATTCGAGATGATCTATGATGGCGACATGGCATCGGGAATCCCAGCCTTGTGCTGGAAGATGAAAGACGGTGCGAATCCGGGGTTCACTCTTTATGACTTTGCGGATCGATTGCGAGCGACCGGTTGGCAGGTGCCAGCGTATTCCCTCCCCGCGAATCGCGAAGAGTTGGTGATTCAGCGGATCTTGGTTCGTGACGGTGTCAGTCGTGACCTTGGCTCAATCTTGCTCAAAGACATGAAGCGGGCCATAAAGCACTTCGAAAAGCATCCCGAGCACGCCACGATGGATTCCAGCGAGGCGTCGGGTTTCAAACATTGATCGCAAAACGGAATCGTCGCGATCCGTTTTGAGTTCGTTACGTCAACGATGTGCCCCGCTTGACGATAGAAATGCACCCGGTGGCAATGCGTCGGAGGGTCGATGCTGGAAGCTTCTCCCATACTTGCTGGATGAATGCATGCAATCGCCTGTCAATGACCACGACAAGCCGCCTCTCGAAATCGAGACTGCGGGAGCGTGGCCGTTTGTTTCGCGACGAGTGCATACCATTGACGGCAGCCGACACGTTTGGAATTCGCGACCGCACCGCAAGGGACTGACGGCGGCTGCGGTGCCTCGCCTCAGCGAGATTCCCTCGCGGCGTTTGAACACTTCGATCGGAGTCATCTTCGCGATCGGCGCGTCGTGTTTTGCCATCGCGAGTTCGTTGAGCTTGCTTCCTAGCCACGCGGAGTGGCCTGGGTTCACGCGGCAAATCAACGCACTGTACTTCGTCGGTTCGATCCCGTTCACGGCCGCAGCCGGAATGCAACTGTTTCAAGCCGCGAACGCTCAATCGCGGCTTGATGGGGAGGCTCCCGGACGACGTCCCTGGTTTGGTTGGTATCCGACGGAGATCGGCTGGCTGAGTTGCGCGTTGCAATTCGCGGGGACATTGTTGTTCAACGCCAACACCTTGGATGCGATGTCGCCGTCATTGAATTGGTTGCAAACGGACGCGCTCGTTTGGGGGCCGGATTTCATTGGTTCCATTTTGTTCTTGGCGTCGGGGTACCTGGCGTTCATTGAAAATGGTCACGCGCACTGGACCTTTCGTCCCGGTAGTCTCTCGTGGTGGATCGTCTTCATCAATTTGCTGGGCTGCGTCGGCTTCATGGCCTCGGCTTGTTTTGCGTTCGTGTTGCCGGGGGAACCAGATCCCACAGCCATCACAGTGTCGACCGCCTTTACATTGCAGGGGGCGAATTGCTTTCTAGCCGGAGCGATGTTGATGCCCTTTGAGCCACGCGACACATCAGCCCGGTGAGTTGTTCGTCGTGGTTTTCTATGCCGCTGTGCTTTCCTATGCCCGGGCCAGTGATCAATTCACAAAGACGAGGTATCGAGCTGTTCCCGCCGGTGAACATGTTCTCGATCGATGTTTTCAGATTTGTGCGAGTGGGTTGCTCGAGTTTGATGGTTCGCGTCATGGGCGTTTGAGTGCCGGTGCATGAATATCGGTGTAGGTTCCGCACCATCAACTCGGAGCAAATCACGGAGACTGCGTGCGTGTGCGTTTTCGCGACGATATGATGGCATGGGATGATGACCGGCAGACTGCCCACGTCGATCTTGTCACTTGCTTGGCAGTTGTTGGGCGGCCATCGGATTCGCTGGCGGAAGGCGGGGCCGGTTTTCGGTCTGCTTGCATGTCGTTCATTCCTTTTCGCTATTCACTGACCTTTGAGAAAGAAGCCAAAGAGATGAACAAGTTTTGCGTTCTTGTGTTTGCATTTGGCTGTGCGACAGCGTGCTTTGGGCAGGAACCACCCAAATTTGATCGGTCAGTGCCGTTTGCCGAAAACATTGAAGCTGTTATCCCGCGTCCCGAGCAGGACAAGGCCGCGGAGGAAAGACTCGCCGCACTCAAAGCGAAGACGGGTCAAAGGCCGAACATCCTTTGGCTCGTGGTCGATGACATGGGCTTTGGCGATCCCGGTTGCTATGGCGGTGGAGGCCTGGCCGGTGCCTCGACACCGAACATTGACAGATTGGCCGCAGAAGGTCTCAAGCTTACTTCGTGCTACGCTCAGCAAACCTGCACACCAACCCGTTCGGCGATTCTGACCGGACGATTGCCAATACGCACGGGACTGACACGGCCGATTCTGGCTGGCGACAAAATCACGGCCAACCCTTGGGAAGACGAAGTCAGTCTGCCGAAGCTGCTCAGTGACGCCGGCTACTTCACCCTGCTTTCAGGCAAGTGGCATATCGGCGAGTCCGAAGGCATGCGTCCGCACGACGTCGGCTTTGATGAATTCTACGGCTACTACCCGGCTCAAAAAGAGATTTCTCAGCGTGTCGACGCCCGGCGTTTCCCGGGCCTCGTTCTCAATCCAGAACGTCTTGCCGCATTCGAGGCAGTGGGACCAACGGATTTCCTCACTCACGGTTTCAAGGGCGGACGCACGGAGGAACTGCAGCAGATTTTGTCGACGGAGGACATGAGCAAGGCGGATCAGGTGCTCACCGACTTCACTGTGAAGCGGATCGAGGAACTCGCGGCCTGCGAACAGCCGTTCTTTATTGAACATTGCTTCATGAAGGTCCACTGTGACAACTTTCCTCACCCAGACTATGCCGGCAAGAGTGAAGCGAAGTACCCCTACAAGGACAGCGTTCACGAGGTGGACGCCCAGATCGGTGAAATCATGAAGGCACTGGGTGACGCCGGTGTCTTGGAAAACACCCTGGTGTTTTTCACCTCGGACAATGGCCCGCAAATGGACGGCTGGCCAGATGCAGGGTACACGCCGTTCCGTGGTGCGAAGGGGACGACGTGGGAGGGCGGCGTCCGCGTGCCAGGCATCGCTTATTGGAAGGGCATGATTGCAACTGGGCGAACGAGCGACGGGCTGTTCGACCTGATGGATCTATTTGGAGTCAGTCTGAACCTCGCCGGTGTCGGAACCGACACGTTGCCGGAGGGAAGGTTCTATGATTTTGTAGACCAGACCTCGTTCCTGCTCACCGATGAGGGGCAATCGAAGCGTGAAGCTGTCTACTATTGGTGGGGCAAGGAACTGATGGCATGTCGCATGAAGGAGTACAAAGCCCACGTGAAGGTCGTGTTGG
This DNA window, taken from Rhodopirellula bahusiensis, encodes the following:
- a CDS encoding glutamate decarboxylase, coding for MPLHSKDDIREMLDDEVYASSDLSKALPKFKFPSEEQSSQHIYAAVRDELMLDGNSRQNLATFCQTWAEPEIRQLMDDCMDKNIVDKDEYPQTAEIESRCVHMLANLWNAPNSANTIGCSTTGSSEAAMLGGMAMKRAWEKRRKEAGKPIDKPNLVTGPVQVCWHKFARYWDIELREIPMENDRLIMTPEEVIQRCDENTIGVVPTLGVTFTCQYEPVLAVSDALDQFEKETGIDIRIHVDGASGGFLAPFCAPDLVWDFQLPRVKSINASGHKFGLAPLGVGWVIWREEADLPEEEIFWVNYLGGNMRDIALNFSRPGGQVVCQYYNFLRLGREGYRRTHAACYETANYLAREIEKLGPFEMIYDGDMASGIPALCWKMKDGANPGFTLYDFADRLRATGWQVPAYSLPANREELVIQRILVRDGVSRDLGSILLKDMKRAIKHFEKHPEHATMDSSEASGFKH
- a CDS encoding arylsulfatase, which encodes MNKFCVLVFAFGCATACFGQEPPKFDRSVPFAENIEAVIPRPEQDKAAEERLAALKAKTGQRPNILWLVVDDMGFGDPGCYGGGGLAGASTPNIDRLAAEGLKLTSCYAQQTCTPTRSAILTGRLPIRTGLTRPILAGDKITANPWEDEVSLPKLLSDAGYFTLLSGKWHIGESEGMRPHDVGFDEFYGYYPAQKEISQRVDARRFPGLVLNPERLAAFEAVGPTDFLTHGFKGGRTEELQQILSTEDMSKADQVLTDFTVKRIEELAACEQPFFIEHCFMKVHCDNFPHPDYAGKSEAKYPYKDSVHEVDAQIGEIMKALGDAGVLENTLVFFTSDNGPQMDGWPDAGYTPFRGAKGTTWEGGVRVPGIAYWKGMIATGRTSDGLFDLMDLFGVSLNLAGVGTDTLPEGRFYDFVDQTSFLLTDEGQSKREAVYYWWGKELMACRMKEYKAHVKVVLAQAPHMHIDLATVQDVGLAPWFFNLYLDPKEEMTVGHRLDPWMVTVLGKLKAHGATFKKYPAKNIGL